A section of the Triticum dicoccoides isolate Atlit2015 ecotype Zavitan chromosome 7A, WEW_v2.0, whole genome shotgun sequence genome encodes:
- the LOC119327655 gene encoding endoglucanase 19-like, protein MDPSRGSLVATVAVLHLLLFAPGMAAAFNYADALAKSIIFFEGQRSGKLPPGNRMPWRADSGLTDGAQYNVDLVGGYYDAGDNLKFGLPMAFSTTMLAWSVADFGKFMGAELPHARAAVRWGADYLLKAATATPGVLYVQVREPGRDHACWERPEDMDTPRSVYRVDANKPGSDVAGETAAALAASSIAFRRSDPAYASRLLDAAMEVFDFADRHRGSYSDSLSSEVCPFYCSYSGYHDELLWAASWLHRASNNASYMTYVEAYGMQLGAGDDDYSFSWDDKRVGTKVLLSRGFLRRKLQGLQLYKAHSDSYICSLVPGTSGFQAGQYTPGGLIYKEGESNMQYVTTATFLLLAYSKYLKSSGATVSCGGGVVSPADLVALAKRQVDYILGKNPAGRSYMVGFGARYPERAHHRGASMPSVRAHPGRIGCDAGFQYLHAGGANPNVLVGAVVGGPDSRDGFDDDRGNYAQSEPATYINAPLVGALAFFAGTTRK, encoded by the exons ATGGACCCGAGCAGAGGCAGCCTGGTCGCCACTGTGGCGGTGCTCCACCTGCTGCTGTTCGCTCCGGGCATGGCAGCGGCGTTCAACTACGCAGACGCGCTCGCCAAGTCCATCATCTTCTTCGAGGGCCAGCGCTCCGGCAAGCTGCCCCCCGGCAACCGCATGCCGTGGCGCGCCGACTCTGGCCTCACCGACGGCGCGCAGTACAAT GTCGATCTGGTCGGCGGCTACTACGACGCGGGCGACAACCTCAAGTTCGGGCTGCCGATGGCCTTCTCCACGACGATGCTGGCCTGGAGCGTCGCCGACTTCGGCAAGTTCATGGGCGCCGAGCTGCCCCACGCCAGGGCCGCCGTGCGCTGGGGCGCCGACTACCTCCTCAAGGCCGCCACCGCCACCCCCGGCGTGCTCTACGTCCAGGTCCGCGAGCCGGGGCGCGACCACGCGTGCTGGGAGCGGCCCGAGGACATGGACACGCCCCGGAGCGTCTACCGCGTCGACGCCAACAAACCGGGCTCCGACGTCGCCGGCGAAACGGCCGCGGCGCTGGCGGCGTCCTCGATCGCGTTCCGCCGCTCCGACCCGGCCTACGCCTCCCGCCTACTCGACGCCGCCATGGAGGTGTTCGACTTCGCCGACCGGCACCGCGGCTCCTACAGCGACTCCCTCAGCTCCGAGGTCTGCCCGTTCTACTGCTCCTACTCGGGCTACCACGACGAGCTCCTGTGGGCGGCGTCGTGGCTGCACCGCGCGTCCAACAACGCGTCGTACATGACGTACGTGGAGGCGTACGGCATGCAGCTGGGCGCCGGCGACGACGACTACTCCTTCAGCTGGGACGACAAGAGGGTCGGCACCAAGGTGCTGCTCTCCAGGGGGTTCCTGCGGCGCAAGCTGCAGGGGCTGCAGCTCTACAAGGCTCACTCCGACAGCTACATCTGCTCGCTCGTCCCCGGGACGAGCGGCTTCCAGGCCGGCCAGTACACGCCGGGAGGGCTCATCTACAAGGAGGGCGAGAGCAACATGCAGTACGTGACGACGGCGACGTTCCTGCTGCTCGCCTACTCCAAGTACCTCAAGTCCAGCGGCGCCACCGTGTCCTGCGGCGGCGGCGTCGTGTCGCCGGCCGACCTGGTGGCGCTGGCGAAGCGGCAGGTGGACTACATCCTGGGGAAGAACCCGGCGGGGAGGTCGTACATGGTCGGGTTCGGGGCGCGGTACCCGGAGCGCGCGCACCACCGGGGCGCATCCATGCCGTCGGTGCGCGCGCACCCGGGCCGAATCGGCTGCGACGCCGGGTTCCAGTACCTCCACGCCGGCGGGGCGAACCCGAACGTGCTCGTCGGCGCCGTGGTGGGCGGGCCGGACTCGAGGGACGGCTTCGACGACGATCGCGGCAACTACGCGCAGTCCGAGCCCGCCACCTACATCAATGCGCCGCTCGTCGGTGCCCTCGCGTTCTTTGCCGGAACCACCAGGAAGTAG